A part of Rhinoderma darwinii isolate aRhiDar2 chromosome 1, aRhiDar2.hap1, whole genome shotgun sequence genomic DNA contains:
- the LOC142750365 gene encoding perilipin-2-like — protein MTKSVVNGSINTVLGSSVVKIMSNRVDASLTKSETLLEQYLPPTDEELAKEATKTEGFELSVDQPSYYVRLGSLSAKACKRAYQQALTRIKDVKCRSQESIAQLQNTVDLVSKSASVLY, from the exons ATGACCAAGTCTGTTGTGAACGGCAGCATTAACACTGTTCTGGGTAGCAGTGTAGTAAAGATTATGAGCAATCGTGTGGACGCTTCACTAACCAAGTCTGAAACTCTTCTGGAACAATACCTGCCGCCAACAGATGAAGAGTTGG CTAAGGAAGCCACAAAAACAGAAGGCTTTGAATTGTCCGTTGATCAGCCAAGCTATTATGTTCGTCTGGGATCCCTCTCGGCGAAGGCCTGCAAACGTGCTTATCAACAAGCTTTGACCCGAATCAAGGATGTGAAGTGCAGAAGTCAGGAATCCATTGCTCAGCTCCAGAACACCGTGGACCTGGTTAGTAAATCTGCTTCTGTTCTTTACTAA